In Ursus arctos isolate Adak ecotype North America unplaced genomic scaffold, UrsArc2.0 scaffold_10, whole genome shotgun sequence, the DNA window ATTTCCAGGAGCTGGAAACTCAATCCACGCTAGGAAAAACATCCAATCCAGGGTGACGGAGTTCCTAAAGTGGAAATCAGCTTAACTTCCACCTTTTGATTCTAGAGCTGCTTACTGGGATTATACACAGAGTTAGGGCTCATTCCCCTCCCAGCtgataaacatttgaaaattaagtcTTCCATAGACTCCTAGAACTTCAAAGCCACGGAACTGAGAGATTTCTCTTTCAATGCCCCACATCGGCCCGGAGAGGTGAAGCCACTTGCCCAGGTGATCCTGGGCTAAAGAAATAAGCTCTCGTCTCCTTCACTATGTCTCTCCTTCCCTTActggcttgaaacaacacaatGTCTAACTGAAGTTCAAACGACTTGCACCCCTACTTTGTCCAACCTTCACACTCCCCTTTCAAGATTTTGCTAGTCAAACTGTTTTAACTTTACCTGGAAAGAGCTGCCAAGTGACTTCAGTGATGTTAATACTCTAACATGAAAACACTGTTTTATCAACATTTTATATGCTTTATTGAAAGTTGACAAGTGCAACAGTTAAATACAGTGACACCTTACAACTGTGTAGAGAACATGCACAGAAACGTATGCATAGAACTACTATACAGGTAATATGCAGAAACCCCTACTGCGAAATTCATTTCATTAGCTAGAACGGATCATTTTTCAAAGTATTCAACCAGCTCAATCAAAAGACTGCAGTGAACAGGAATTTACTTCAAGATATTCAGCAACTAGAAGATTTCAGATTACACAAAGTGACTGACGGTGccaaattcttaaaatttctttaggTGTGGTTTTCTTCGTGTAGCATTTTTATGTAGATCTCTATATAAAAGACAATCCACACCTCTTCAGACAGCCAATGAAACATCTAAATTTCAATCTGTACAACCTAAATAGTAGTTACAGTCCTCTATTGTACAAAATAGTTACActacatacacaaatatacaatAAGCAAAACAACCTTCATGTAAGAGAGCCTAGGTCCCAGCTACCTGTCACCGTTTTAGTCACTCTAAGAGTTTCGTGTCATCCACTGTTTCAGAGAGAGGCACAGTACTATTGTTTTATGGATTTTCGGTGACAGTCGTCAGTTTGTACGATGAACTACGTTTCCCCTCATCTTAGGTGAGACTATGCGTCAGTCTTTACTTTGACCTCCCTTTTAAGGTCCTcctgggggagaagaggagagaggaaagtcCAGTGGAGCCCCACTGCTTCAAACCCCATGAAGTACACTACGTGCAAGCAGGAGAGGACTCTCAGGAGCGGGgatggggagcagggaagggatgGAAAGGCACACAGCTCCTCGGCATGAATGAAACCACTTCTCACATATCTGCCAAGCTGCATGAGGTCCCAGTATATCCATGCTAATTCTCTGATTAACCTTTAATTCACCCAACTAAGAAATTTCTTCAAGCCAAAAGCATATGAGTGTTTAATACTGGAAAAAAGAGACAATGGCATATGTCAGTCTCACTTCTCTTTCGCAGCGAGCAATGAAATGGGTGATTGTGGAGGCGGATCCCCCTAGTACATCTTCTCTGGTCTGTTCAGTTCAGACAGCAGCAGCCAGTTCTGCGGGGGCACAGGAGGCTACGCGGTTGGTCCTGAGCCCTGGGACGCTGGCTGGGCGGGGGGCTGTGTGGTCCCCTGTGGCTGTGTGGTGGCAGGGGGGGAGCCAGTCTGCAGCTGGGCCTGAAACTGGGCAAGCTGCTCAGGACTGGCCAGTGTCTTCAGCAGATTGTTTTCCTGCTCCAGCTGCGAATTTTTCTCTATTAGTTCTTTGATTTGCTCTTTCAGGACCTCCACTTCCTCTCTAACCGCATACATCAAATGGCTTTTCACCAGATcctgaaaggcagagggaaaaagaggttTAACTTATTACTTCCCAGATTCTGAATCTCTAAAGCATTATTTTGCAAGATTCTCCATAACTATTAACATACCCTGCCTTTAGCTTACTTAACCCGCCCTTGGAGCCATCTACTGAATACAACCACAACTGTACAAAATACTCAAGTTTAATGTATAAGGGGATCAGGCTTTTTAAAAGCCTATGCATTTTTCTGCGGCCGTTAGCCAGGGATGCACACACTCGCGTTTGCTACTCCAGACGGCAAAATGCACTGGGGTTCTGGAAGGCGGGGCGGGAGCCTGGCAGCCGGGATGTCCAGGCCCGCAGCAACGGTAGCCGCTTCCCCGCCCCCAAgtccctccctccgccccccggACCGCCTCCCTCAGCACCGGCTGCAGCCAGTTCCTACAGAGCATGTTGCCGCattttcctccctccacccccacccccccctttcGTGATTAAGCTGACATCACAGAAACCTGGGCAGACGTCGCAGCCAATGGGAGCTCGAGTTATTTATAGCTCCGAATTAAAGGTTCAGAGTTTGCCTAGCAACAGTGGGCAGAGAATCCCGTGAGAAGAGCCACAGGCGCTGCTCCAATAACAAAGAACAGCCAAGGCGGaaataaaaaataggagaaaTCCAGGCATaggctgagaaagacaaaacTTTTCTCCGATTCTTCTTCATTGTGCAGTAGCCTACATCACTGAGGATCCGTTTGTAAAAGGTCTAGAAAGCCCTTGAGATCCCCACTCTGTACCCCTCCTTCCCTAGTAAACGGTAAGATTCCTAGTAAAGCCACATCGCTAGAGATGTGACCACGACCAAAGGACGCGCAGGGCAGAGCTTCCCTAGCAATCCCCGAGCAAAAGGGGACACCTCTGCAAAAATCCCGACGTGGCGTGAAACCCGTCGGGAGGAGAGAACATTTAATACCCTCAGGGCCCCGTTCTCTCTCGGTAGCAGCCTTGGTATGTGGCTTCACGCGGGCCGAAAGGAGACAGTGCCGGCATTTCTAAACGTATGAAGAGCAATCATCGTTTAACTATGGATGCACTGGTTCCATCCCAATCTCGCTTTTCGTACTGTGCCCACATTTAGTACAAATGATTTTTCATCAGTACATACCATAGCTTGCTCGATTTTGTTGTCAATAGCTACCACACTTGCACCAGAGGAGCTGGAAAAGAGGGGGGGAAAATcgataaatggaatttttataacatccaaaacaaaaaaaaggactTCCCAATTCTGTGATGTTACTAGCATCATTTTTCGAACATTCTACACCACTATGTAATATATCCTCCTCCAGAAAACACCAGCCACTCTCTTACTAACGAATATCCAGACATTTCCCTATTTTAGTGAGCCACAAAAGGCTAAATTACATAATGTGGTAAAAGCTTGCTCTCTGGCCAGACCTGCGAAAAGAAGGCTATtctaaacatttcaaaaaacaaCATCCATGTCACCGTAGTCTCTCGGCAATGGACAAAGGAATTCGCCCGGCTATCTTTCACCTGCATTATTAGAAGTATCTCACGAGTAAATTTAAAGAAACTATCCCAGCCGACATTTACCTATTGTCAAGTCTCACAGAGGCGTTTTCAGTCCCCAGCAAGGATgacaagaaagaaattgaaaaatgtcTCAGTTGGTAAACTCCTAGATCCATCGCCACTGGTCTACACCATTGGGATTTCATGCAATTGCAGCCAAAAACACGCTCGcggaaaaaaaaagggaataccAGCAGCCTTGTTTgagctagatttaaaaaaatcttctagcTTTCTGCAGCCCAGGGAGAAACGGAAAACAGCAGCCCTAATTTAAAGAAACCCGGCTTCTGGGGCTTGGCGATCCGGGGAAGATGCTGATCCCACCGCTGTGCGGAGAGGCCTCCCAGTACGACAGCCAGGCTCCACTAAGGCTATGGACCAAGACTCGAGATCGCCGCAGAATATATGGAGGCGAGAGCCGCGCCGATTGGCCAGCACCCCATTGGaacctccccttctcccttctccgcCCTCCTCGAGCTTCCCTGccttcccgccccccacccccgcccccagcctcccgATCGGATCCCACTCTTCGGGTGGGCTGACCCAGGCCGCAGGGGACCCGCAGAGCTGCGGGGCCACGGAGGCCTCCATAGTCTCGGAAAGCCGGACCACTGCTTCGGCGGAAAATGTCAAGGGTCCCTGAAAATACAATTGGGGCCCCGCACGTGCTTACGTTTAAGGGAGTCAGACCCCGTCCCAGGAGCTGCCTGTCCCCGTGGCTTCCAAACGGTGAAAGCTTCCTACTTGCAACCAGAACCGTCTGAGCTACTGGGCATGCCCAGTCCCACCGCTAAGACTTGGAAGGAGCTCCAGTGTCTCGATTTCAATTATCTAGTTCTTACAGGCAACAGTAATAGGAGGATTTTATAGGCAGGTTTATTTATAAGGATAATAACCGCACTGTAATAACACTTTTTAAAGAGGTAgtgaattttggagggaaaaatcACATTTGCTTTCTGAGAAATACTACCTTTTCATGGATCTATTAATTACttgtagaaacaaaacaaaaaacattacaTATTCTTTGCTAGGCATATATCTATTGAAGCAAAAAGGAACTCATCAGATGAAGAAATCAGGTAGATCTTCCCAAAACGTCCCTAGAGGCATAAGCCTTAAAATCATATCTCCCTCCTTCCATTTATAGCTATAAAACTCAATCCACAGGTTGAATCCTACATCGATCTATTTTCAGTAAGTTCCTAAAGCAAGTTTTTGGAAGTGGGTGGCAATTCCTTTAAGTCTCAACCCTATAAGTCTTCTTACATAAGGATTAAGTATTATAATGTATGTGTTTCATCCTGATGGCCATACTGACCAAGTAATTCCCTTCCCCATACCAAAATCAAGAGATCTGGGTGTAAAAATGACTAGCCCATTGCTTATTTcctctattaatttaaaatatttgcaaggaTACATCAATTGAGGCTACAATTTAATACACTAAAAATCTAAGGCTTTAAATTTGCTTGATTATTATAAATTCTATGGTTTGCAAGTCAATAGTTAAGCAAATTTAACCTCTACAATACTGCCCTCTAATGGCACAAGCCTataaaaccacaaacaaaaaactacaaataGAGAAGACTTCTCTAATCCATAGGCAAGTTGTACCATCacaaataatttcaatataaaatttGACCACAGAACATATATCTGTAAATACTctatttacacatacacacacacacacacacacacacacacacacacacacacacacacacacagtcttttctctctcaaacagGCATTCTCTCAATTTTGCATCCTTCAATCCTCAGCATCCTTTAATTTAGGACATTTTAATTGCCATCAAAGCCTTTCAGGCATTCTTTTAAGTCGACCCAGTGCTGCCCGGGAGCATTTGGTTCTAGAAATGGCCTAAAGGAATTAGGGAGCAAATCTGGCAAATGTGGGAGATGATGACAAGGACAATTAATTCTCTTTTGGGTTGAAAACATAAGTCTGACTATGAAGCagtaacattcttttttattttaagggtcATAATATTCTCCAAATTTTAAGCCTTGGCTTTTGAATAACAATGTTTGTTAGCATATTTGTGATTTACAAAACTTGATATATATACTATctcagatgaaagaaattcaTTTGAGGAAGGCACCCATTCTCAGTAACAAGAAACAGAGTAAGTGGAAGTTAAAAATCAGTAattcggaaaccagggatgtgtcCCTCTGCCTGTGAGTGCTAGACAGAATTATTATTTACTACACAATAGCTTCTATATTTTGAAAGTTGAAGTTACCACAAACTATCTGTGTAATTAAATCTATCTACATATTTTAGCTGAACTGCACAGGACAAATTATTCAAGAAAGCATCATcttatactgtaaaaaaaaaaaagcttaaaaaataaaaaaaaaatttttttaagattttatttatttatttgacagagagagagacagccagcgagagagggaacacaagcagggggagtgggagaggaaaaagcagtctctcagaagaggagcctgatgtggggctcgatcccagtacgctgggatcacgccctgagccgaaggcagacgcttaacaactgagccacccaggtgcccccaaaaataaatttttaatgtcatatgaagaaataaatttaaaattcccAGATGAAGTTTAAGATTACTAAAttaactgaattttatttattcatgatgtTCTTGAACACAAAGAAACAAGCTGGTTATGCTTCCGTTTCACTTGTTTCAACAGATCACCATTGGATTAAGCTACAGAAGCCAATATAAGCCATCACAGTCTGTTTAACCCATATCTCTGCAGAGGGACATTATGGTCATCtcta includes these proteins:
- the TSC22D1 gene encoding TSC22 domain family protein 1 isoform X5 yields the protein MKSQWCRPVAMDLGVYQLRHFSISFLSSLLGTENASVRLDNSSSGASVVAIDNKIEQAMDLVKSHLMYAVREEVEVLKEQIKELIEKNSQLEQENNLLKTLASPEQLAQFQAQLQTGSPPATTQPQGTTQPPAQPASQGSGPTA
- the TSC22D1 gene encoding TSC22 domain family protein 1 isoform X6, translating into MDLVKSHLMYAVREEVEVLKEQIKELIEKNSQLEQENNLLKTLASPEQLAQFQAQLQTGSPPATTQPQGTTQPPAQPASQGSGPTA